One Chloroflexota bacterium genomic region harbors:
- a CDS encoding cellulase family glycosylhydrolase, protein MQKSNFIWKYLSGQWAEQIVTFAIIPLLLVASLLLPPFRVVTRISDIGWTAVRYDGATLEDPDGTIVHIPAGLPGKILRARFSSVPREQFLNGRAGDELAQAASALPQAIAPRSPLYQLQFKQAAPVPVTLTIPIPNDSEPVQALDLYEWTGATWRWLPSTVHPDQDIITAELPEPPSAFLVALAQPAAKESPSSGVSGGSAAVGVAGMPSANALAPAPDGSVQPVFRAGASEISVSPWAVLPLLTNVDENGQADFPTLDAILGDETRMANHIAAIVKWVTDGKHAGVTLDYRGFDAGLTDRFSDFVGDLAAALHEVGATLAVRVPAPVADGDTWDTGPYDWAVLGQRADVVRFAAPSDPKACVAGGALDQMLAWAVSRVPRQKLAVEFCAMSLDVSAAGVQHLPMSEALLPLSRLAVQGGAVEVLPGQPLTLTAGLSPEAKIALDPATSAYIYEYTDAQGAKHTVWIDDGAALARKLQTLAPYRIGGVFLTDLTGDPVEERLASALEQYRADQAASVKPSEFTLVYTVQGGDGPVAEATRSLQDGVYTFMADQPGEYVVAAGISLDGGRTVSGRGDRVAVKVVTPTPTPTPTPTPTPKPTATPKPKPVVPKVGGFFGYGIQAHFISQGDHDRIIGAIKGLGFSWVKQQVRWEDMEKTKGQIDWGELDRMVNNCSANGLKILLSVVTAPDWARPGDTDFSVAGPPANPDDYANFIGQVAARYKGKVQAYEIWNEQNLYYEWGGRGKKLSAAAYMELLKRAYRAVKAVDPSAIVVSGALTPTGWHDYDTAVDDAIYLEEMYQHGLKNYCDAIGAHPSGYNNPPDATVGYTDPNEPGNKGHRSWFFRATMEQYRNVMIKYGDSGKRIWVTEFGWASTENLGAGPAPGYEYAANNTEAEQAQYITRAYQMGKNWGFVGVMFLWNLNFAPVAGPADEKAAFGIVRADWSLRPAYAALANMPK, encoded by the coding sequence ATGCAGAAGAGCAACTTCATCTGGAAGTACCTCTCGGGCCAGTGGGCGGAGCAGATCGTAACCTTTGCGATCATCCCGCTGTTGCTGGTCGCGAGCCTGCTGCTACCACCGTTCCGAGTCGTAACGCGCATCTCCGACATTGGCTGGACGGCCGTCCGGTACGACGGCGCGACGCTGGAGGACCCGGACGGGACGATCGTTCACATCCCCGCCGGGCTTCCGGGCAAGATTCTGAGGGCGCGCTTCTCATCGGTGCCTCGTGAGCAGTTCCTGAACGGCCGGGCGGGCGACGAACTGGCCCAAGCCGCCAGCGCCCTGCCGCAGGCCATCGCGCCGCGCAGCCCGCTCTACCAACTGCAGTTCAAGCAGGCTGCGCCCGTGCCGGTAACGCTGACCATCCCCATTCCCAACGATTCCGAGCCTGTGCAGGCGCTGGACCTCTACGAGTGGACCGGCGCGACGTGGCGGTGGCTCCCGTCCACCGTCCACCCGGACCAGGACATCATCACGGCGGAACTGCCCGAACCGCCGTCGGCGTTCCTGGTGGCGCTGGCCCAGCCTGCGGCCAAGGAGAGTCCGTCGTCGGGGGTGAGCGGCGGCAGCGCCGCGGTGGGGGTGGCCGGGATGCCGTCGGCCAACGCGCTCGCGCCCGCGCCGGATGGGTCGGTGCAGCCCGTGTTCCGCGCAGGCGCTTCGGAGATTTCCGTTTCTCCGTGGGCGGTCCTGCCGCTGCTGACCAACGTGGATGAGAACGGGCAGGCCGACTTCCCGACACTGGATGCCATCCTGGGGGACGAGACGCGGATGGCGAACCACATTGCCGCCATTGTCAAGTGGGTAACCGATGGCAAACATGCAGGCGTTACGCTGGACTATCGTGGCTTTGATGCGGGGTTGACCGACCGCTTCAGCGACTTTGTGGGCGACCTGGCGGCAGCCCTGCACGAGGTCGGGGCGACGCTGGCCGTCCGAGTGCCCGCGCCGGTGGCCGACGGCGACACCTGGGACACCGGCCCTTACGACTGGGCGGTGCTGGGCCAGCGAGCCGACGTCGTGCGCTTTGCCGCCCCTTCGGACCCGAAGGCGTGCGTCGCGGGCGGCGCGCTGGATCAGATGCTGGCATGGGCCGTCAGCCGGGTCCCGCGCCAGAAACTGGCCGTGGAGTTCTGCGCCATGAGCCTGGACGTGTCCGCGGCAGGGGTACAGCATCTCCCCATGTCCGAGGCGCTGCTCCCGTTGAGCCGCCTGGCCGTGCAGGGCGGCGCGGTGGAGGTGCTGCCCGGCCAGCCGCTCACCCTGACCGCCGGTCTCTCGCCCGAGGCGAAGATCGCGCTGGATCCGGCCACCAGCGCCTACATCTATGAGTACACCGACGCGCAGGGCGCGAAGCACACCGTTTGGATTGACGACGGGGCCGCGTTGGCCCGCAAGCTCCAGACGCTGGCCCCCTACCGCATCGGGGGCGTGTTCCTGACCGACCTCACGGGCGATCCGGTGGAAGAGCGGTTGGCGAGCGCCCTGGAGCAGTACCGCGCCGACCAGGCGGCCAGCGTCAAGCCCAGCGAGTTCACGCTGGTCTACACGGTGCAGGGCGGCGATGGCCCCGTGGCCGAGGCGACCCGTTCGCTCCAGGATGGCGTATACACCTTCATGGCGGATCAGCCGGGCGAGTACGTGGTGGCCGCGGGGATTTCGCTGGACGGCGGGCGCACGGTGAGCGGGCGAGGCGACCGCGTCGCCGTCAAGGTGGTAACGCCGACCCCGACGCCCACGCCTACGCCGACGCCCACGCCGAAGCCAACGGCGACGCCGAAGCCCAAGCCTGTCGTGCCCAAGGTGGGCGGGTTCTTCGGCTACGGCATCCAGGCGCACTTCATCAGCCAGGGCGATCACGACCGCATCATCGGGGCCATCAAGGGCCTGGGCTTCTCGTGGGTCAAACAGCAGGTGCGCTGGGAGGACATGGAGAAGACCAAAGGCCAGATTGACTGGGGCGAACTGGACCGCATGGTGAACAATTGCAGCGCCAACGGCCTGAAGATCTTGCTGAGCGTGGTTACGGCCCCCGACTGGGCGCGCCCTGGCGACACCGATTTCAGCGTCGCCGGCCCGCCGGCCAACCCGGATGACTACGCCAACTTCATCGGCCAGGTGGCAGCGCGATACAAGGGCAAGGTCCAAGCCTACGAAATCTGGAATGAGCAGAACCTGTACTACGAATGGGGCGGCCGCGGCAAGAAACTGAGCGCGGCGGCCTACATGGAACTGCTAAAGCGCGCCTACCGCGCGGTCAAGGCCGTGGACCCGAGCGCCATCGTTGTCAGCGGCGCGCTCACGCCTACCGGCTGGCACGACTACGATACCGCTGTGGATGATGCCATCTACCTGGAAGAGATGTACCAGCATGGCCTGAAGAACTATTGCGACGCTATCGGCGCGCACCCCAGCGGCTACAACAACCCGCCCGACGCCACGGTCGGCTACACCGACCCCAACGAACCTGGAAACAAGGGGCATCGGTCGTGGTTCTTCCGCGCCACGATGGAGCAGTACCGCAACGTGATGATCAAGTACGGCGATTCGGGCAAGCGCATCTGGGTTACTGAGTTCGGCTGGGCCAGCACCGAGAACCTGGGCGCAGGCCCCGCGCCGGGCTACGAGTACGCCGCCAACAACACCGAGGCCGAACAGGCGCAGTACATCACGCGCGCCTACCAGATGGGCAAGAACTGGGGCTTCGTGGGCGTCATGTTCCTGTGGAACTTGAACTTCGCGCCGGTGGCAGGCCCCGCCGACGAGAAGGCAGCGTTCGGCATCGTGCGGGCCGACTGGAGCCTGCGACCCGCCTACGCGGCGCTGGCGAATATGCCCAAGTAA
- a CDS encoding trypsin-like peptidase domain-containing protein, producing MTRERSGCWTLTLAVIFSLIFGTLAGGVAGFGVARWMAARAVVPPPSPTPQVVQQPTPAPASPPPTVLTVQEESATIAVVAKVGPSVVTVVNLKTPQWDFFGNLRQPQSLGSGVVIAPDGYVITNNHVVEGNASLSVITASGQKYDAELVGADDLSDLAVLRILGDPGLPMAELGDSDALVQGQRVVAIGSALGEFKNTVTVGVISGLDRSIDMGEGFRMEGLIQTDAAINHGNSGGPLVNLQGQVIGINTLIIRGDGTTLDVAEGLGFAIPSNTVRMVTAQLIQYGYVRRPYLGISHVELTPGMATYYGLSVTQGTLVVRVVPRSPADQAGLKPGDVLLAINDETLDSEHPFLNVLLHHQPGETVTLHVNRYGQTLTLQATLGESQR from the coding sequence ATGACCCGTGAGCGTTCCGGCTGTTGGACGCTAACGCTGGCGGTGATTTTTTCGTTGATCTTTGGCACACTCGCGGGGGGAGTGGCCGGGTTTGGCGTCGCCCGTTGGATGGCGGCGCGCGCGGTCGTTCCCCCGCCGAGTCCGACGCCGCAGGTTGTCCAGCAGCCAACCCCCGCGCCCGCTTCGCCCCCGCCTACCGTGCTGACGGTGCAGGAGGAATCGGCCACGATCGCGGTGGTGGCCAAGGTGGGGCCTTCGGTGGTAACCGTGGTCAACCTCAAGACGCCGCAATGGGATTTCTTCGGCAACCTGCGCCAGCCCCAGTCGTTGGGCAGTGGGGTTGTCATCGCCCCCGATGGCTACGTGATTACCAACAACCACGTGGTGGAGGGCAACGCCTCGCTCAGCGTCATCACCGCCAGCGGGCAGAAGTACGACGCGGAACTGGTAGGCGCGGACGACTTGAGCGACCTGGCGGTGTTGCGCATCCTGGGCGACCCGGGCCTGCCCATGGCCGAATTGGGCGACTCCGACGCCCTGGTCCAGGGGCAGCGCGTCGTGGCCATCGGCAGTGCCCTGGGCGAGTTCAAGAACACCGTAACGGTCGGGGTCATCAGCGGCCTGGACCGCTCCATTGACATGGGCGAGGGGTTCCGCATGGAGGGCCTCATCCAGACCGACGCGGCCATCAACCACGGCAACAGCGGCGGCCCGTTGGTGAACCTTCAGGGCCAGGTCATCGGCATCAACACGCTTATCATCCGCGGCGACGGCACCACCCTGGACGTGGCCGAGGGGCTGGGGTTCGCCATCCCCAGCAACACGGTGCGGATGGTAACCGCGCAACTCATCCAGTACGGCTATGTGCGCCGGCCGTACCTGGGCATCAGCCACGTGGAACTCACGCCCGGCATGGCCACCTACTACGGCCTGTCGGTTACGCAGGGAACGCTGGTCGTGCGGGTCGTGCCGCGATCCCCGGCAGACCAAGCGGGCCTGAAGCCCGGCGACGTGCTCCTGGCCATCAACGACGAGACGCTGGACAGCGAGCACCCGTTCTTGAACGTTCTCCTGCATCACCAGCCGGGAGAGACGGTTACGCTCCATGTGAACCGGTATGGTCAGACGCTCACGCTTCAGGCGACCCTGGGCGAGAGTCAACGATAG